A stretch of the Carassius carassius chromosome 6, fCarCar2.1, whole genome shotgun sequence genome encodes the following:
- the LOC132142658 gene encoding guanine nucleotide exchange factor DBS-like isoform X5, producing MSDVLKYEIMEQEISPLCAADISPDLRKQFAFLSGGRGLSGSPIIIFPEYPTFGELEEQEFLNVLTYLTSVPSVSSTGVGFILVIDRRQDRWASVKGTLLRIAGSFPGNLQLVLVLRPTAFFQRAMSDFFFRFNKDEFKMKVPLIMLSSVTELHSYIDRTQLTQELGGTQEYCHEKWISHRTAIEGFALMVKKTAQTLQSFGTELAETELPNDVEATSNLLTVHTEKKDKMKEDLKIALCQGSRLLESINEPLVKDPDYTMNQDELENLATVQRLLGQLDETETAFDDFWDKHQAKLEQCLQLRHFEQNFREVRARLDMVYDRVTGFIEVGIIPAHVEHTLKELTNLEERACEVLVQALALACDADQLIEASHYAVDSILPKRSELRAVCEEIRGILEAKKTHLIKGMELHQCLEKATKWCDDGIFLLASQTVDKCQSQDGAESALQEIERYLETANQQKLTDLSGLCRDYESVLTQDFRDQMDKVFQKQLSMQEMFEKRRVSLKKLATKQTRPVQSVAPRPEAIIKPPISSPADMEKTIEGDIINGNSSKDEMPLQNEDSRHLSVSDEEENFAVLRRHVMNELLETERAYVEELLCVLEGYGAEMDNPAMAHLIPNTLLHKKDILFGNMPEIYQFHKKTFLCELEAYTDYPELVGRCFLERMTDLQIYEKYCQNKPRSESLWRQCSDCAFFQECQKKLEHKLGLDSYLLKPVQRITKYQLLLKELLKYSKGCEGEHYLQEALSSILGILKAVNDSMHLIAITGYEGNLGDLGRLMMQGSFSVWTEHKKGHVKVKDLARFKPMQRHLFLHEKALLFCKKREENGEGYEKAPSYSFKHLLNMSAVGITENPKGDNKKFEIWCNSREEVYIVQASTPEIKTAWVNEIRKVLTGQLNAYREASQQKSLDQTSQLTPTCTSLNQSPFKTNPKTLKKGEEKKTEPTAADPSTAISPTTERAAVAKKRFTLQGFSNLKSQKEPSGGKSLTLPMVTLCTPGSSPHSPDHKTKRHEIKSDPTPFGFRDFTEALHPVDTSDKNDGYSSAEDPMNSDPEDEGGRKLSPGRYVVVADHDKSGPQELTVKSGDTVQLVREGDDGRWFVHNLRTNKEGWVPAANLLTLIGESKSSQSLYSSEGSGSGNLSTSSSCSETYTSFSDIKA from the exons GGCTCTTTCCCAGGTAACCTGCAGCTGGTGCTGGTACTGAGACCCACAGCATTCTTCCAGCGGGCAATGTCAGACTTCTTTTTTAGGTTTAACAAGGATGAGTTTAAAATGAAAGTGCCG TTGATCATGCTCAGCTCTGTGACTGAGCTCCACAGTTACATCGACCGCACACAGCTCACTCAGGAACTGGGCGGCACACAGGAGTACTGCCATGAGAAATGGATTTCACACCGCACC GCAATTGAAGGTTTTGCTCTGATGGTGAAGAAAACGGCTCAGACTCTCCAGTCTTTTGGGACAGAGCTGGCGGAGACAGAGCTGCCCAATGATGTTGAGGCCACGTCCAACCTTCTAACGGTTCACACAGAGAAGAAGGACAAAATGAAG gaggacTTGAAGATCGCTCTCTGTCAGGGATCACGTTTGCTGGAGAGCATCAATGAGCCGCTGGTGAAAGATCCAGATTACACCATGAACCAGGATGAACTGGAGAACCTGGCTACtgttcagag GTTGCTTGGTCAGTTAGATGAGACTGAAACAGCATTTGATGATTTTTGGGATAAACATCAAGCCAAGCTAGAGCAATGTCTACAACTGCGGCATTTTGAGCAGAACTTCAGGGAG GTAAGAGCTCGTTTAGACATGGTGTATGACAGAGTAACAGGCTTCATCGAGGTCGGAATTATCCCCGCCCATGTTGAACATACCCTGAAAGAGCTGACCAATCTTGAAGAGAGAGCATGT GAGGTGTTGGTCCAAGCGCTGGCTCTAGCATGTGATGCTGACCAGCTGATTGAAGCATCTCATTACGCTGTGGACTCCATCCTGCCCAAACGCTCTGAGTTGCGGGCTGTGTGCGAGGAGATCAGAGGTATCCTGGAGGCCAAGAAAACACATCTGATCAAAGGCATGGAGCTACACCAATGTCTAGAGAAG GCAACTAAATGGTGTGATGATGGGATCTTCCTGCTAGCATCTCAAACTGTAGATAAGTGTCAATCACAGGATGGGGCGGAGTCAGCGCTGCAGGAGATTGAACGTTACTTGGAAACAGCCAATCAGCAAAAGCTGACAGATTTGAGTGGACTTTGCAGGGACTATGAGTCAGTGCTCACACAAGACTTCAGG GACCAGATGGACAAAGTGTTTCAGAAGCAGCTGTCCATGCAGGAAATGTTTGAGAAGAGGAGGGTCAGTCTGAAGAAGTTAGCAACCAAACAGACACGACCCGTGCAGTCCGTCGCCCCACGTCCTGAGGCCATCATCAAACCACCCATCTCTTCTCCAG CTGATATGGAGAAGACTATAGAGGGTGATATCATCAATGGAAACAGCAGTAAA GATGAGATGCCCTTACAGAATGAGGACAGCAGACACCTGTCTGTCTCTGATGAAGAGGAGAACTTTGCTGTGCTTAGACG GCATGTGATGAACGAGCTGCTGGAGACCGAGCGAGCGTATGTGGAGGAGCTGCTGTGTGTGCTGGAG GGTTATGGAGCAGAAATGGACAATCCTGCCATGGCTCATCTCATCCCTAATACACTGCTTCACAAGAAGGACATCCTCTTTGGCAACATGCCTGAGATATACCAGTTCCACAAGAA GACTTTTCTTTGTGAACTGGAAGCGTACACAGACTATCCTGAGCTTGTGGGGCGGTGTTTCTTAGAGAGA ATGACGGATCTGCAGATCTATGAGAAGTACTGTCAGAACAAACCTCGCTCCGAGTCTCTATGGAGACAGTGCTCTGACTGCGCTTTCTTCCAG GAGTGTCAAAAGAAACTGGAACATAAGCTTGGTTTGGACTCATACCTACTCAAACCTGTGCAGAGAATAACCAAATACCAGCTCTTACTGAAG GAACTGCTGAAGTACAGTAAAGGCTGTGAGGGTGAGCATTACCTGCAGGAGGCGCTCTCATCTATTCTAGGCATCCTGAAAGCTGTGAATGACTCCATGCACCTTATCGCCATCACTGGATATGAA GGCAACCTCGGTGATCTGGGCCGTCTGATGATGCAGGGGTCATTCAGCGTGTGGACGGAGCACAAGAAGGGTCACGTGAAGGTCAAAGACCTGGCTCGCTTCAAGCCCATGCAGAGACACCTGTTCCTGCATGAGAAAGCTCTGCTCTTCTGTAAGAAACGAGAGGAGAACGGAGAGGGTTATGAGAAAGCACCTTCATACAGCTTCAAACACTTACTCAAT ATGAGTGCTGTAGGTATTACTGAAAACCCGAAAGGAGACAACAAAAAGTTTGAGATCTGGTGTAATTCTCGAGAGGAGGTGTATATTGTACAG GCGTCGACACCAGAGATCAAAACGGCATGGGTGAATGAGATCCGGAAGGTTCTAACTGGACAACTAAATGCCTACAGAG AGGCGAGCCAGCAGAAGAGCTTAGATCAGACCTCACAGTTAACTCCCACCTGCACCAGCCTAAACCAGAGCCCCTTCAAGACCAACCCAAAGACCCTCAAGAAAGGAGAAGAGAAGAAAACTGAACCCACAGCAGCAGATCCCAGTACAGCCAT CAGTCCCACCACTGAGAGAGCTGCAGTGGCTAAAAAACGTTTTAcactgcagggcttcagtaacctcAAGAGTCAAAAAG AGCCCTCTGGTGGGAAAAGCTTAACACTACCCATGGTCACTCTCTGCACTCCAG GATCATCCCCCCATAGTCCTGACCACAAAACTAAAAGACATGAGATTAAGAGTGATCCTACACCGTTTGGCTTCAGAG ACTTCACCGAGGCACTGCACCCTGTGGATACATCTGATAAGAATGACGGTTACTCGAGTGCCGAGGATCCCATGAACTCTGATCCTGAGGATGAGGGAGGGAGAAAACTG TCTCCAGGCAGGTACGTGGTTGTTGCTGACCATGACAAAAGCGGACCACAGGAGCTGACGGTTAAGAGTGGAGACACAGTGCAGCTGGTGAGAGAGGGAGACGATGGACGCTG GTTTGTACATAATCTGCGGACTAATAAGGAGGGCTGGGTCCCTGCTGCAAACTTGCTCACTCTCATCGGAGAATCCAAATCTTCTCAATCGCTCTACAGCTCCG AAGGCAGTGGATCTGGAAACCTCAGCACGTCCTCCAGCTGCAGTGAAACCTACACAAGCTTCTCGGACATCAAAGCCTGA
- the LOC132142658 gene encoding guanine nucleotide exchange factor DBS-like isoform X6 has protein sequence MSDFFFRFNKDEFKMKVPLIMLSSVTELHSYIDRTQLTQELGGTQEYCHEKWISHRTAIEGFALMVKKTAQTLQSFGTELAETELPNDVEATSNLLTVHTEKKDKMKEDLKIALCQGSRLLESINEPLVKDPDYTMNQDELENLATVQRLLGQLDETETAFDDFWDKHQAKLEQCLQLRHFEQNFREVRARLDMVYDRVTGFIEVGIIPAHVEHTLKELTNLEERACEVLVQALALACDADQLIEASHYAVDSILPKRSELRAVCEEIRGILEAKKTHLIKGMELHQCLEKATKWCDDGIFLLASQTVDKCQSQDGAESALQEIERYLETANQQKLTDLSGLCRDYESVLTQDFRDQMDKVFQKQLSMQEMFEKRRVSLKKLATKQTRPVQSVAPRPEAIIKPPISSPADMEKTIEGDIINGNSSKDEMPLQNEDSRHLSVSDEEENFAVLRRHVMNELLETERAYVEELLCVLEGYGAEMDNPAMAHLIPNTLLHKKDILFGNMPEIYQFHKKTFLCELEAYTDYPELVGRCFLERMTDLQIYEKYCQNKPRSESLWRQCSDCAFFQECQKKLEHKLGLDSYLLKPVQRITKYQLLLKELLKYSKGCEGEHYLQEALSSILGILKAVNDSMHLIAITGYEGNLGDLGRLMMQGSFSVWTEHKKGHVKVKDLARFKPMQRHLFLHEKALLFCKKREENGEGYEKAPSYSFKHLLNMSAVGITENPKGDNKKFEIWCNSREEVYIVQASTPEIKTAWVNEIRKVLTGQLNAYREASQQKSLDQTSQLTPTCTSLNQSPFKTNPKTLKKGEEKKTEPTAADPSTAISPTTERAAVAKKRFTLQGFSNLKSQKEPSGGKSLTLPMVTLCTPGSSPHSPDHKTKRHEIKSDPTPFGFRDFTEALHPVDTSDKNDGYSSAEDPMNSDPEDEGGRKLSPGRYVVVADHDKSGPQELTVKSGDTVQLVREGDDGRWFVHNLRTNKEGWVPAANLLTLIGESKSSQSLYSSEGSGSGNLSTSSSCSETYTSFSDIKA, from the exons ATGTCAGACTTCTTTTTTAGGTTTAACAAGGATGAGTTTAAAATGAAAGTGCCG TTGATCATGCTCAGCTCTGTGACTGAGCTCCACAGTTACATCGACCGCACACAGCTCACTCAGGAACTGGGCGGCACACAGGAGTACTGCCATGAGAAATGGATTTCACACCGCACC GCAATTGAAGGTTTTGCTCTGATGGTGAAGAAAACGGCTCAGACTCTCCAGTCTTTTGGGACAGAGCTGGCGGAGACAGAGCTGCCCAATGATGTTGAGGCCACGTCCAACCTTCTAACGGTTCACACAGAGAAGAAGGACAAAATGAAG gaggacTTGAAGATCGCTCTCTGTCAGGGATCACGTTTGCTGGAGAGCATCAATGAGCCGCTGGTGAAAGATCCAGATTACACCATGAACCAGGATGAACTGGAGAACCTGGCTACtgttcagag GTTGCTTGGTCAGTTAGATGAGACTGAAACAGCATTTGATGATTTTTGGGATAAACATCAAGCCAAGCTAGAGCAATGTCTACAACTGCGGCATTTTGAGCAGAACTTCAGGGAG GTAAGAGCTCGTTTAGACATGGTGTATGACAGAGTAACAGGCTTCATCGAGGTCGGAATTATCCCCGCCCATGTTGAACATACCCTGAAAGAGCTGACCAATCTTGAAGAGAGAGCATGT GAGGTGTTGGTCCAAGCGCTGGCTCTAGCATGTGATGCTGACCAGCTGATTGAAGCATCTCATTACGCTGTGGACTCCATCCTGCCCAAACGCTCTGAGTTGCGGGCTGTGTGCGAGGAGATCAGAGGTATCCTGGAGGCCAAGAAAACACATCTGATCAAAGGCATGGAGCTACACCAATGTCTAGAGAAG GCAACTAAATGGTGTGATGATGGGATCTTCCTGCTAGCATCTCAAACTGTAGATAAGTGTCAATCACAGGATGGGGCGGAGTCAGCGCTGCAGGAGATTGAACGTTACTTGGAAACAGCCAATCAGCAAAAGCTGACAGATTTGAGTGGACTTTGCAGGGACTATGAGTCAGTGCTCACACAAGACTTCAGG GACCAGATGGACAAAGTGTTTCAGAAGCAGCTGTCCATGCAGGAAATGTTTGAGAAGAGGAGGGTCAGTCTGAAGAAGTTAGCAACCAAACAGACACGACCCGTGCAGTCCGTCGCCCCACGTCCTGAGGCCATCATCAAACCACCCATCTCTTCTCCAG CTGATATGGAGAAGACTATAGAGGGTGATATCATCAATGGAAACAGCAGTAAA GATGAGATGCCCTTACAGAATGAGGACAGCAGACACCTGTCTGTCTCTGATGAAGAGGAGAACTTTGCTGTGCTTAGACG GCATGTGATGAACGAGCTGCTGGAGACCGAGCGAGCGTATGTGGAGGAGCTGCTGTGTGTGCTGGAG GGTTATGGAGCAGAAATGGACAATCCTGCCATGGCTCATCTCATCCCTAATACACTGCTTCACAAGAAGGACATCCTCTTTGGCAACATGCCTGAGATATACCAGTTCCACAAGAA GACTTTTCTTTGTGAACTGGAAGCGTACACAGACTATCCTGAGCTTGTGGGGCGGTGTTTCTTAGAGAGA ATGACGGATCTGCAGATCTATGAGAAGTACTGTCAGAACAAACCTCGCTCCGAGTCTCTATGGAGACAGTGCTCTGACTGCGCTTTCTTCCAG GAGTGTCAAAAGAAACTGGAACATAAGCTTGGTTTGGACTCATACCTACTCAAACCTGTGCAGAGAATAACCAAATACCAGCTCTTACTGAAG GAACTGCTGAAGTACAGTAAAGGCTGTGAGGGTGAGCATTACCTGCAGGAGGCGCTCTCATCTATTCTAGGCATCCTGAAAGCTGTGAATGACTCCATGCACCTTATCGCCATCACTGGATATGAA GGCAACCTCGGTGATCTGGGCCGTCTGATGATGCAGGGGTCATTCAGCGTGTGGACGGAGCACAAGAAGGGTCACGTGAAGGTCAAAGACCTGGCTCGCTTCAAGCCCATGCAGAGACACCTGTTCCTGCATGAGAAAGCTCTGCTCTTCTGTAAGAAACGAGAGGAGAACGGAGAGGGTTATGAGAAAGCACCTTCATACAGCTTCAAACACTTACTCAAT ATGAGTGCTGTAGGTATTACTGAAAACCCGAAAGGAGACAACAAAAAGTTTGAGATCTGGTGTAATTCTCGAGAGGAGGTGTATATTGTACAG GCGTCGACACCAGAGATCAAAACGGCATGGGTGAATGAGATCCGGAAGGTTCTAACTGGACAACTAAATGCCTACAGAG AGGCGAGCCAGCAGAAGAGCTTAGATCAGACCTCACAGTTAACTCCCACCTGCACCAGCCTAAACCAGAGCCCCTTCAAGACCAACCCAAAGACCCTCAAGAAAGGAGAAGAGAAGAAAACTGAACCCACAGCAGCAGATCCCAGTACAGCCAT CAGTCCCACCACTGAGAGAGCTGCAGTGGCTAAAAAACGTTTTAcactgcagggcttcagtaacctcAAGAGTCAAAAAG AGCCCTCTGGTGGGAAAAGCTTAACACTACCCATGGTCACTCTCTGCACTCCAG GATCATCCCCCCATAGTCCTGACCACAAAACTAAAAGACATGAGATTAAGAGTGATCCTACACCGTTTGGCTTCAGAG ACTTCACCGAGGCACTGCACCCTGTGGATACATCTGATAAGAATGACGGTTACTCGAGTGCCGAGGATCCCATGAACTCTGATCCTGAGGATGAGGGAGGGAGAAAACTG TCTCCAGGCAGGTACGTGGTTGTTGCTGACCATGACAAAAGCGGACCACAGGAGCTGACGGTTAAGAGTGGAGACACAGTGCAGCTGGTGAGAGAGGGAGACGATGGACGCTG GTTTGTACATAATCTGCGGACTAATAAGGAGGGCTGGGTCCCTGCTGCAAACTTGCTCACTCTCATCGGAGAATCCAAATCTTCTCAATCGCTCTACAGCTCCG AAGGCAGTGGATCTGGAAACCTCAGCACGTCCTCCAGCTGCAGTGAAACCTACACAAGCTTCTCGGACATCAAAGCCTGA